The Kribbella sp. NBC_00662 nucleotide sequence GTCACGGTGAGTGGTCAGCCCGACCTTAGCCCGCGGCGAGGTTCACGCGTCCTCCTGGTGGTCCGCGCCGGGCGGGTTGTTCGTGAAGTGCTCCGGCCGGATCAACACCGCCGTGCGCCGGTCCGCGACCATCTCGCGGTCGTACTCCTCGAGATCCGGATGTACTCCGCCCGCCGCGGCGTAGATGTCACGCAGCAACACCCGCAGCCGCTCCGCGCCGATCCCTGGCAGCGGGTCGTCCGGCCCGGCGAGCTCGACCGACCCGCTGACGCCCATCCACTGCCATCCCGCGCGGAACACCAATGTCGCCTGCGGGGTCCGCCGCAGATGAGCGAGCTTCGCCGTGTGCCCACGAGCGACGAACGCCGCGATCGGCTCGCCGGTCAGGGGATGATCGAGGACGCCGGCATTCACCACCGATGCGGCCGGCTCGCCGGACCGTCGCTGCGTGATCGCCACCGCCAGGTAATGATCCTGCCGTCCGAGTTCGTTGATCCGCTCAAGTCCTTGCATGTCAACGAAACTAACGGACCGTGGTCCGGTTCTCAAGTGGCCAGAGGGTCGGCTGGATCGCCGGATCCGTGTAGTCCGGGTCGGGGTTCCGGTGGACGAGGGTGTCGTTGGGGTGAGTCGAACCGGGGCGCCAACGGTTGCTCGACGGCTGGAGATGGATCGCGATCGACCGGCGCGGTGCCGTACTCAGGTTGGCTGAGCTCCCGTGGACGGTCCGGCAGTGGTGGAAGCTGACCTGCCCGCGCTTCATCCGCGGTACGACGGGTGTCGGGTCGAACCCCTGCGCCGCGATCGACGCCTCCAGCCCGGCGTTGTCCTGCGAGAAGAAATCCAGCCCGGTCACGGACCACCGGTGACTGCCGGGCAGGAACCCCACCGCCCCGTTCACCTCATCCACGTCGTGGAACCCGACCCACGCGGTGAGCATGTCGTCCGACGTACACGACTGCCAGTACTGCCGATCCGTGTGCCATCCGACCCGCGCCGAACCGCCCGGTGGCTTGAACAGCAGTTGGTCGTGCCAGAGCCGGATCCCGTCCGCGCCGGACAACGCGGCCGCGGTCGCACCGATCGCCGGGTGCCGTACCAACGCGGCCAGTTCGTCGACCCGCAAGGACGAGTAGTCGTTCTTCCGCAGTACGTCGCCATCGGCCGCCTGCCACCCGCGCGTCGCGGGCAGATCGGGCAGCGTGTGGTCGTGGTCGCCGGCGTAGAACCGCGCCATTCCGCGCTCGGCCGCATCGAGTACGTCGGGCGGCACGATCACCGGCGAGATCCAGTAGCCGTGCTCGCGGTAGAAGGCGATGTCATCTGCTCCAGGTAGCTCCATGCAGACCAACCTAGGAATCGGGAGACTGGTACGGCGTTGCCGATGTTCAGGCAACTGGACACAATCTTCAGGTGTCCTTGCATCGTCCCAGCGGCCTCCGCGCCGGATTCCACGCCGAAGGTTTCCCGGGGGACAGTGGCCTGCTGCACGCGGGCGAGCAATGGGTGCCTGAGCAGTTCTTGATCGAGCCGCACGAACATCCGGTCTGGGAGATCTACCTGCAACAGCACGGCAGCACGCACTGGGTCGCCGGCGACGAGAGCTACGTCCTCCACCCAGGGCATCTGTTCGCCGTACCGCCCGGTGTCACCCATCACCTGGCCGGCCGGTCCGGCAACCATCACTTCTACTTCGCCGCGATCGACCGCGAACCCGTCGTACAACGACAGCCCGCGCTCGCGCTGCCCTGGCCGAAGACCGTCGTACACCGGGAGGCGGGCGAGCTCACGCACGCCTTCGCGCAACTGGTCCGCGAGGTCACCACCCGCTACGAGTACGCCGACACCGGACTGACGCTGGCAGTCGACCACCTGATGCTCGCGGTATCGCGGTGTCTGGCGCCGGCCGCCGTACCGCAGCTTGCGATGCACCCGGCGGTGCGGACCGTGAAACGCCTGCTGGACCAGGAGTTTCACGAGCGCTGGACCCTGCGGGAGCTGGGTGATCGCACCGGACTCGCACCGGCGTACCTGGCCGAGCTCTTCACCACCGAACTCGGCCAGCCGCCCCACCGGTACCTCAACGAACGCCGGATCGACCGCGCCCGCCAACTCCTCGAAACCAGCGACATCACCGTCACGGCGCTCGCCGTCAGCCTCGGCTTCAGCTCCAGCCAGCACTTCGCCCGCGTGTTCCGTCAGCTGACCGGGACCACCCCGACGGCGTTCAGATCGTCACCAGCGCGGTGACGCCCAGCGCGAGCCCGACCAGATAGGTGCCCATGGCACCGACATCGCGGAGCGGGCCGTGGGTCGCGAGACTGCGCGACGTCAACATGCCGATCGCATGCACGTACCGGACGAACACGGCCGCGATCGCCAGGAGGTCGACCACCCAGCTGTCGGACAGTACCGAGCAGACGAGCAGGAGGACGATCATCGTCGGGATGTACTCGGCCGCGTTGCCGTGCGCGCGGACCGCGATCATCAGCCGGTCGGTGGGAT carries:
- a CDS encoding helix-turn-helix domain-containing protein, coding for MSLHRPSGLRAGFHAEGFPGDSGLLHAGEQWVPEQFLIEPHEHPVWEIYLQQHGSTHWVAGDESYVLHPGHLFAVPPGVTHHLAGRSGNHHFYFAAIDREPVVQRQPALALPWPKTVVHREAGELTHAFAQLVREVTTRYEYADTGLTLAVDHLMLAVSRCLAPAAVPQLAMHPAVRTVKRLLDQEFHERWTLRELGDRTGLAPAYLAELFTTELGQPPHRYLNERRIDRARQLLETSDITVTALAVSLGFSSSQHFARVFRQLTGTTPTAFRSSPAR
- a CDS encoding MAPEG family protein gives rise to the protein MSLDTITIVCIALLGILLFLLGANVTRNRALRGAGNQLPTDPTDRLMIAVRAHGNAAEYIPTMIVLLLVCSVLSDSWVVDLLAIAAVFVRYVHAIGMLTSRSLATHGPLRDVGAMGTYLVGLALGVTALVTI
- a CDS encoding pyridoxamine 5'-phosphate oxidase, with translation MQGLERINELGRQDHYLAVAITQRRSGEPAASVVNAGVLDHPLTGEPIAAFVARGHTAKLAHLRRTPQATLVFRAGWQWMGVSGSVELAGPDDPLPGIGAERLRVLLRDIYAAAGGVHPDLEEYDREMVADRRTAVLIRPEHFTNNPPGADHQEDA
- a CDS encoding phytanoyl-CoA dioxygenase family protein, yielding MELPGADDIAFYREHGYWISPVIVPPDVLDAAERGMARFYAGDHDHTLPDLPATRGWQAADGDVLRKNDYSSLRVDELAALVRHPAIGATAAALSGADGIRLWHDQLLFKPPGGSARVGWHTDRQYWQSCTSDDMLTAWVGFHDVDEVNGAVGFLPGSHRWSVTGLDFFSQDNAGLEASIAAQGFDPTPVVPRMKRGQVSFHHCRTVHGSSANLSTAPRRSIAIHLQPSSNRWRPGSTHPNDTLVHRNPDPDYTDPAIQPTLWPLENRTTVR